A DNA window from Vigna angularis cultivar LongXiaoDou No.4 chromosome 1, ASM1680809v1, whole genome shotgun sequence contains the following coding sequences:
- the LOC108325049 gene encoding anthocyanidin 3-O-glucosyltransferase 5 — translation METPKLTHVVLVSSPGLGHLIPVIELAKRFVLLHNFKVTVIAVTSQTSPAEAQILNSLLTPSLCHLIDIPSPDISALISQNDAVFTRLCVVMSEAKLAIRSILSEITPRPSAVIVDAFSTETIPITRELDILGYVYCASHAWMLALVLYSPVLDELVEGQYVDQTEPIKIPGCKPVRPENLVDPMLDRNDRQYTEYLKIGKGIVQSDGVLVNTWEELQREELEALREGGSLSEALNMKIPVYAVGPLVREPELETNSSIESLVTWLDQQPTQSVVYVSFGSGGTVSSEQMKELAWGLELSEQRFVWVVRSPIEGVADAAYFTTGSSGIDEVAKHLPEGFVSRTREVGLLVPDWAQQVTILSHRSIGGFLSHCGWGSTLESITNGVPLIAWPLYAEQKINAALLAEELGVAVGPRVLPTKKVVRREEIAEMVREVIEGVESVKGNHVRERVKEVQQSAMKALSKGGSSLVALSHLVNIISG, via the coding sequence ATGGAGACCCCAAAACTCACCCACGTGGTTCTCGTTTCAAGTCCAGGTCTGGGCCATCTCATCCCTGTCATTGAGCTGGCCAAGCGCTTTGTCCTTCTCCACAACTTCAAAGTGACAGTTATCGCCGTCACTTCCCAAACTTCACCAGCCGAAGCGCAGATCCTCAACTCACTCCTCACACCATCTCTCTGCCACCTCATTGATATTCCTTCACCAGACATCAGTGCCCTCATTTCCCAAAACGATGCCGTGTTCACTCGCCTCTGCGTCGTGATGAGCGAAGCCAAACTCGCCATCCGGTCAATTCTTTCCGAAATTACCCCTCGCCCTTCCGCAGTCATCGTTGATGCTTTCAGCACCGAGACCATACCCATAACAAGAGAACTCGATATTCTTGGCTACGTCTACTGTGCTTCACACGCTTGGATGCTCGCGTTGGTTCTCTATTCGCCGGTTCTGGATGAACTGGTAGAGGGACAATACGTGGACCAAACGGAACCGATCAAAATTCCGGGCTGCAAACCGGTTCGACCGGAGAACTTGGTCGACCCCATGCTGGACCGGAACGACAGACAGTATACAGAGTATCTGAAAATAGGAAAAGGGATCGTACAAAGCGACGGCGTTTTGGTGAACACGTGGGAGGAGCTTCAACGTGAAGAGCTTGAAGCGCTGAGGGAGGGAGGTTCGTTAAGTGAAGCGCTAAATATGAAGATTCCTGTGTACGCTGTGGGACCTCTCGTGAGGGAGCCCGAGTTAGAAACCAATTCTTCAATTGAGTCGCTGGTGACGTGGCTCGACCAACAACCGACACAGTCGGTGGTTTACGTGTCATTTGGCAGCGGAGGAACGGTGTCTTCTGAGCAAATGAAGGAACTGGCATGGGGATTGGAACTGAGTGAACAGAGATTTGTTTGGGTGGTGCGCTCGCCCATTGAAGGAGTTGCTGATGCGGCGTATTTCACCACTGGGAGTAGCGGGATTGATGAGGTGGCGAAGCATTTGCCGGAAGGGTTTGTTTCGAGGACTCGAGAAGTGGGCCTGCTGGTTCCCGATTGGGCCCAACAAGTGACTATACTAAGTCATCGTTCTATTGGAGGTTTTCTTTCACACTGTGGGTGGGGCTCCACCCTGGAAAGTATAACAAACGGTGTTCCGTTGATCGCATGGCCGTTGTACGCCGAGCAAAAGATTAATGCGGCGCTGTTGGCGGAGGAGCTGGGCGTGGCGGTTGGGCCCAGGGTGTTGCCGACGAAGAAGGTGGTGCGTAGGGAGGAGATAGCAGAAATGGTGAGGGAGGTTATTGAGGGAGTGGAAAGTGTGAAGGGCAATCACgtgagagagagagtgaaagaGGTGCAGCAAAGTGCAATGAAGGCTTTGTCGAAGGGTGGGTCGTCCCTCGTTGCGCTGTCTCATCTCGTGAATATAATTTCAGGTTGA